ccatattattcttttttgaaTGTTCATGATGCAGAATGCAGAAACTTGCAAAAGAGTTAGGTGTAGTTATACCAGTTAGCTTCTTCGAGGAGGCAAACAATGCACATTATAATTCAACAGCCATAATTGATGCTGATGGAACTGATCTTGGGATTTATAGAAAGTCTCATATTCCGGATGGACCAGGTATACAATATTCAGGCCATTTATATGTCATTTAGTATATCTACATCCCAACTCATCAAACAATCTCCCCTACAGGTTACGAGGAAAAGTTCTATTTTAATCCAGGTGACACTGGATTTAAGGTGGGTGCTTAAGATAGCCTTCATTGATATTCACTGCTTTGAATAACCTTGCttttatgggttttttttttaatgattggaGAGCATAGTGTAACATTGAGGCTTTTGCTGAACAGGTTTTCCAGACTAAATTTGCAAAAGTTGGAGTTGGTAAGAACTTATAATTACTATAACTGCATTCTGTTCTTTTTGCTTGCACTCAAAACTTCATTTAGTGTGGttgtagaaaagaaaaatgttgaatctatcaaaaaatattttcccgATTTTGATTTTCGCTTTGCTCAagcaaccaaacacattttggaagctgcatttttcatttttcttccagATAGGAAactgaacaatttttttaactattttaattaattttcatgtcAGCTATTTGCTGGGATCAGTGGTTTCCTGAGGCAGCCCGAGCAATGGTGCTTCAAGGTGCTGAGATTCTATTTTATCCTACCGCTATTGGGTCTGAACCTCATGATGGAAGCATTGACTCTCGTGACCATTGGAAACGAGTAATGCAAGGACATGCTGGGGCCAATTTGGTATGTTTTGTACACAAGCTAATAGTTACCCATCCAcatattatcatttataatgTGTATCTATAAGGTGCATATCTTGCTATCTCTTTCttatatgtgtgtatatatgcCATGCTCACAGTTGTTTCTATTTCTTAATCTTGAACTCCTTCAGCATTAGTTGTTGGCTAAAAAATTCCAAGATTTACTATGCTAAAGTTTGTATTAGAGAAAAGGAAATTTACTGTttaatcatctttttttttctttttataaatatcaaGGGTTTAACCACTTGTGTAAACATTAATGTTTAAACTTTCCAAcatatttgatcaaataattTTGGAAAATGCAGGTACCACTTGTGGCTTCAAATAGGATAGGAAAGGAGATGATTGAGACTGAGCATGGAAAAAGTGAGATAACATTTTATGGAAACTCCTTCATAGCAGGTAACTTTTGTGAATTGTTTTCTTTTCAGCACAGAAGCACACCTTACTCGTTTGACCAGTGTGGGAAAACCCTTCATTTAAAAGACGATATACGTTTTCCACATTCATCTCAACCTTGACCAATTTTTTTCTTGCTGTGTAGCATTCCCCCCTCCCTCCTCCTCCTcatctttttcttaattgaattgaattttttcttcattcttctaaCACTAGGGAATATTTAGTTGCTGGCATAACTTCTCTGTTtctatttttgtcttttctatCAACATGTAGGACCTACTGGAGAAATTGTTTCAATTGCTGATGATAAAGAGGAAGCTGTTCTTATTGCTCAATTTGATTTGGACAATATCAAATCCATGAGGCATTGCTGGGGTGTATTCCGTGATAGGCGTCCTGATCTATATAAGGTGCTTTTAACATTAGATGGCAACAATCCCGTCCAATGATAGATAAACATCTTACCTTGTAACTGTTATAGAATTATACCTGGAATGGTTTAAGCCTTTACAAACTTCCAGAGCGTTTATCACTCACCAAGAAGGCAAGAACAAGGTACAACGCAAGAATATCATCTGCTTATTCcatgcaatttaataaatatgtggAATTAATGATCAATCAGCTAAGTAACTTGATGTTTTGTAGTGCTCTTATTCATAAACAATTCATCTGAATCATTTGACACCATGTATGAACATTGTATTTCATTTTATGCTATTTCGACACCGAAGTTTTCTGTAGTGTTCTAAATTTGCTGTTTGCTTCGGGAAGTGATTTGTTCTGTGTTTATATAGATCATtcctgtaatttttttaaagcataTTTGGCTGAGCTATTGTGACACATTAAGATATAGCTGTTGTAGACTTAGGTAGTATTTGGTTTACAGACAgaacaaaattaaatgttttgcatttttttttttgttttcttagaatTTTGGTAAGATTCAACTTAACTTCAAAAGTTAGCTCTCACCAGGTAGGAATTATCTCTCACTTATGTACACTATTTTAGTCATATTACTTACTTATTAATGGTCTAACTTAATACTAACAGTTCATGAGATGAGAATTACCTATCAGGTAGATATATTATTTTAGCtatattactagttaatttagGATCTCAAACAggtttaatcttttttaatataaacaaaaatgtaataaattttaatccaatGTCATGTTCCCacctattttttaaatgtataaaaacagtaaaacttgtattatattatatttgcttAATTGTAAAAATAGTCTCCATATTTATCTCAATTTACTTAATTGGTCTCATTGTAATTTAATTCACTAATTTAATCCCTTGTTTTAACGTCCAATAGGATTATGATATGTGACAGTTAACGTTACCTATTAAcagtcaacattcaatttcaggGTTGAGAACTCAAATAGTCagattgaaaaaaataggaggactatttttgtaattaagccTATTATATTCACCATAAATATCTAACCACAATTGTTGCTCAGAATGTACATAGCTTTCAGAAGAGGAAAACATGTTATTTCTTCAAGTCCTCCAAGCAGCCCAGAACACTTAATTGGGCGGTATGTGAGAAAAACATAAACATACACCCTCgctaatacttttttttttttattagttgaaatttgttagaaattataaaagtgTATAGGTCTCTCATTAAATGAatctttttcataattttgtagttttaattaatgaagagtgtattaaataaaatatgtccAAGAGTATGTTACTAGTATTATGAGAAAAATATGCTCTTCTCCCTCTAgatatcttttatataaaatgcTTGATGATGGGATCAAATTATTAGAAGTAATGTCTCATTTGAccatgaacacataaaacatctcTTCGAAGTCGCAATTGCTGCAGTAGTGCGGGTGGCTCATCAACTTCGAGAGGAAATGATGTACGACTGTAAAAAAACAAGGGAAAGCAAGAAAGCATCAATGAATTATTTTGAACCATtggatttaattaaaatagatgactaagataaagaataaatttacaaatttactCCTGAACTATGGTTAGAAATATAGGTCTCTCATTAGATGAatctttttcataattttgtagttttaattaatgaagagtgtattaaataaaatatgtccAAGAGTATGTTACTAGTATTATGAGAAAAATATGCTCTTCTCCCTCTAgatatcttttatataaaatacttGATGATGGGATCAaattgttagaattaatgtctcatgagAGACAAACATGTGTAACTTATATAgggattaataaataaataattaataattaagaattaaattctaattaggttaaataattttttttgtagaaacAATGGTGTTTGATGAGAATACCGGTTATAAAAAGGTGAATACCCACTAACTTGAAATAAGATCGTTTTCTTGACAGAATCTAACTCCTATAAAGAATAGTCAAGGaagtaaaattttgttttcctcACCTCTCTTAGAATCAAAGTAGACTGAAAAGAAGCCTCATTATGAAAAAAGATACgtattatttatctattatttatgaGAATTATATGTTTTAAGATGATGTTGATTTCCTATAATTGTTAATATAGACCATCCTTTGAGATTTATGCAaaatttacacacaaaaaaggGATAAAAAGGGGCCTGAGAGATATTTGGTGGAGCTTTGTACTATTCCCCCCCTCCCCCCTGCCTTTCgtgcaaaaagaaaaggatgatACTTgcttcattcaattttttttagaatacttttttcacaatttatttttctttttatttctcttcattaTATTACgtacttcatctttttttcttttcttttccttttttatctcttttttttttaagatatattgTGAGAAAATGTTGTCAAAATAGCATTACTCAGAAGAAAAACATCTTAAACGTTCCGTGAATATTCTTTCCtttgttctatttttataatacatGACTTGGTCCCTCGTCGTTACAGCAAATTTGGTTTGACTATATGCAAAGGAGGAATGAGCTAACAGTgtattgttaatatatattttcattattcgttataattttttgaaacttatgaaataatatgaatatcattttacattttgtaaattttaataaatataaactaaaacgttgtaaaaaaaatgaatacttTGTCATTACATTTACAATATTTGTATAAGCGATAATCTCACATAATGATATTATGTATGTAATTTGTGCATTAAATCATTGCCAACATTACATtatattcacaattttttttgtctaaaatacCATGGCCCTGGATCGCATATTAAATGCTCTTATCTTGGtgcccttttcttcttttttgtgcgTCGTGTCTCTTTCAGAATCTTATCTCTGTTACTACGATTATGGGTTCTGATTTATTCCTAGATTATCCTACTTTCCCTTGGTTTTCATCTCTTCGTATTTTCTGTGTTAAGAAAAAGTGCTTCACGCGTTGCATTACTCAAAATGTGTCATTGCTATTTGCTAACCTCGATTCAACCCTCCCTGGCCATCATCAAATATTTGCTTAGGACTTTGTGCTCGTATATTTGATTAGGATGAAAGAATGTAATGGTACTATGAAAGCTTAATTTCCAGAATATGATTTACTCGTCTTAAAAAGAATGTTATCATTGGAGTTCTAGTGTATTGAGATTAGTAAGACCATAAACTGGTATATGAAATGAACTTTGACGGAAAACTACTGGGTTGAAAAATTGGAACCAAATATTAAATGTTACAGCTCAATTGATTGATGGAACAGTATGAACAAATGAACATGAACATGCAAGTTCAATTCATAGAGCTGTGCCACGTGTAATAATAGTAGTGTACCCTTTTTTATAGCTTAAAGATACTCAGATAGCATGCATCTACCTTGTCTCCCTCTTACTCCTTGTTGGTCTCACGTGAAAGTCCCCGAATTTCCACTTcccatcataactaagaaacatacataataaaatagACCTGACTCGTTTAGAAAGGATGTAAGCTGGAGGTGTCGGATAAGGaagagttaattttattttattttcttaaaaatattttgagagaTTTACTCAAACAGGTCCCTTTGTCATTGACAGATTATTGCAATTTTCTGGTTAGTCCACTAATTTTGGAACACACcacaaaactcttttttttttttttttacaaaatatttagaTTATGAGTAGACActtcttctaagttctaacaagGTCAGAAAAAGATCACTAACAGCAACGAAAATTTATAGCAAGATTTACAATATGCTTATCAATACAAGTCTGAGAATCAAGTTTAAGTCACAGTTGATGTGAATGAAAACTCGATCAGAGGTGTCAACTCCTGTTTCGATCAGACAAAATCTTGAAAAGTTAAGAGACAAAAGCCAACATATTAAAGAAAAGATACAAAAGCACAACAGtgcttagtttttatttttttttcttctcttatttttGTAAATCTTCCTTAGCATTCAAATTCTCTGCACTTTCATCAAGTGAGTGGCTAGTCATCACTTGAGCATCAATCTCATTTTCTTCATGATCTTTCACACATCATCATTTTCCTCTCCcatgttttcttcttcctcctcctcatcCATAGTTTCTACACCAACatgatcatcatcttcttcttcttcttctatagGTTCCTCCTCAGGATGAACAAAATGCAGCTTCAGCCTTCCATCCTCTCTACAAGCATGCAAGAACTCGTGTGTAGGAATCCTTATCTCTTCAAGAACAAACCTCCCTTCACTTCTGTAGGATCTGAAACAAACCCAAGGCTTCCCACTCCTCCCTATGCATGAAATTGGAGGAGGGTACTCACTTACCCTTGAAGTCGCATACTTTTTGACGCCCTCTTTCTCCTTATACACTCCACAACTCTCACTCATTTCATCCTTGAAGTCTTCAACATCATCAGAGCTCTCAAAGCCAAGACCCTCAGTGCAAAGGTGCAAGCTCTCAGAACTCAAGGATGAGAAGCTGTCACTACTCTTGTGCCTGTTGGTGTTGTTTGTTATCTcagttgatgatgatgatgaagtaGAAACGTGGGGAGTGAATGATGAAGATATAGGACTCTCCTTGAAATGAAGTTCTCCAAATATTTCAGTGAAGGAGTGGGTTTGGTCTGTGGGTTTTAGGGGTTTTATTTGGTTCCATGAGAGGGATTCAAGCAGGGTTGGCTTTTCTGGCAAAAGGGTGTCGAAGATGTGATGCAGGCTCCCACATGTTGCCATGCCCTTCTTGCTAGCCAGTGTTGGTGCTTTGTGTAGAACTAAACACGGAGAGAAAGGAATAGGTTGTTGTTAGTGCTAACTTTTGGTAGTTGAGAGATAGGGGAAAAGAGCAAAGAGACACGAAAATAGcatgagatgaaaaaaaatcaaggggAAGATGCTGTTATATATATGCAGTAGGAAGCTCTGATCTATAGTATCTTGTTTTTTTCTGTTGGCGTGGCTTATAAATGGCCAACGGATGCTTATGCTTACGTAGCTTAGCCAGGATTTGTTGTTGGCCATATAAAAGTCCTAGGTAACTATATGCAGGTTAGATTTATCTTAATATTTATTGTCACTTAATTATACTTTATACATGAGGTAatcagtgataaaaaaaattgcacggAATATTTAAGAAAGTTGTAtatctttttcttatattataggTATTTTTTTGGGAGACAATCGGTATATTTAAGATCTAAATTTGAAGTTGTTAACTAATTCCCACatttagtaataaaatttatctaaactcattattattcattatccacaataaataaaaaaattataaaaaattagggTAAATTGATTTCTTAAGCATCACGTTAATCCGATCCTATTTAGTATACCATGTATTCTTAAAGTTGTCTAGGTACTCTCGATCACCCTTACTAAAAGGGCTTCCAACCTGAAAGTTACCTTTACACACGGTCATGGAAATGACTTGATGACTTGGTATCTTCTTCCAAAACATTGACCCAGTCTTGGGTGTAAATATAATACACGGATTGCATCAGGCAACAAATGTTTCAACTTTCTAGGCTTCTACCtaaatacataaaagaaaagggtataatcattaatttgtcaGTGAAGATGAATACATAAAAATGGTATAACCAAGAGCTTGCCTGTGCAGATGGCACTCCAATTGGATGTTCCTTTTGGGGAAGGAAACAAGGGAGACAGGACCATAACAACTTTCTTTGGTTTGAGGGGCAAATTTTGAGCAATGATTCGATCCTACCATGGTGCTGTCCAGAGTACAATGATGTGAACGTGGAGACTACTTGCACTCCTACACTTACAGCCACATCCTTCTCTAAAATCTTCTAAAATTCTAACACATCTGAATGTGAGTACACGTTCAATTAACCGTTTTCACTTGTTGTAACTGTCCAAGTGGCTCTGCTAGTTTGAACATTGCAGGCAACGTGGCATGCTTGTATGCAAGTGTCTCGTGACCCTTGGTACCACATTATCTAATTTatatgctgataaaaaaaaaaggtctaaTTTGCATTGGTTAAAGACTAAAGTAGTTATGCGTTTTGAGGACATGCCCACCAAAACTTAGTTTATACGGTATTATCTTGCACAAATTATCCTTAAGATGAATCTATTTTGGAGTTTGTACTctcataaattttgttttataggAAATTAGCAATGGACTAGTAATCTAAATTTGGAATCCTTACCTATCAAATATTACTAAGTGTCATCAAACACTACAGTCCCATTCAGCTTTTCTGCACTAGGAGGATAAGGCTAGTAGCTAGTCTACAGAATAGAATTGCAACAAACCAAGAACTTATGCATGCATAGCTTCAAGTTCCACAATTCCCACTTCCACTTGTGATCATAATTTATCATTGGTGGAAAGAGGGAGTGGAATATTCGATTGAGTCCTTTAAACTTGCCGACTCCTTTCTAGGAAAATGGTTGTGGTTCTCAGTTATCCCTCCCTTTCACTGCCTTGTCCCATTATATTATAGAAATGTACATACAATTAGCCCATAGATGCGTTTTGGTGGGAAAAATAGCTTGCAATGTTTTCTTTAAAGTTTGATAGTTTTGTTGTGGCTTTCATTTCTCTTGAGATTTCCCACCTCCATAAAACATCTTGTCATTGGTCTACCTTTGTGGACCTGATGCCTCCCAAATCAATCATACAATACTTCTTTTTTCCATAAAAGTTTGTATTGAAGTTCTATGGCCACTACTATTATGGTCCAAGGGAAAAAGGTTCCACTTCTACCTAAACGCGTAGCATGTCTCATTGCTATCATCTGAGCAATGCAAGTTTATGTCAAAACTTATTGGACCATGCATACGCTGGCAGGAAACCAAAATTGTAGAGTAAGGATCCAAAAGACCCTTCAAAAGTGCAACAGAAGATGAATTTATTATTAAGGAATAATTATGAACACAAGTAAACACACAGGGAATGAGATTTCATTACAATGTTAGTGTGGTCAACTGATCATAGTACTATTCTTGAAATCATATAAGTTAAACaaacaaagggaaaaaaaacaacataaagGACCACTTCACAAACCTCCCCTAGCGATTTGCAACTTGGGACATAAATAAACTTACAATGCCACAATGTCAAATAATCAATTTACATTTCAGTGCTCCTTCTGTTCTTCACATCCACGCTTTGATCTGTTCATGTCTTGAATCTATGTGGCTTAAACtcccaattttttattttttttctcaaccgGCCCTATTTGATGAATCACAGGTTGCTGCCTCTTGTCTTTTTGGACTCTTTTCTAGCATTTGACTTACTTGATTGGCCAGTTTTACTCTTCCCCATGTTTCCTACGGGTGGAAACTCACAATACAAATCCTCATTGGAAACAAGATTCTCCGAAGAGTTTGTCAAACTGCCAGGTTCTGCTCTAGTGGAGTTGTTTTGGAGTGATTCAGGGGAACGATCTAAGGCAGTTTTCTCTAAAACAAAGTTTTCTTGAGCCTCTTTATTTTCTGCTGGAGTATCTTGCTGGAAGGACTCCAAAAGTGAATGGTTTTCATTATCAACAGAAGGTTGCAAATAAAATCTAGGATAAGATTCTACCACAGAATCCTTTCTTTCCCGCACTGTCCTTAATATAAGAGTCTTCAAGAAGTTCATTACTTGAACTGCATACATCAGTGCAGATATAGGGTCTGCCATCTGCAATCAGAAAGACCAAATACTTTCGTTGACTCAAAACGGTCAAACCTAATATCAGATAGAACAACTATCACATTGGCATCTTTATTTACTCTTGGGAAAACATAGCATAGTAAAGACTTCACTAAAGGTGAAAATATTGTCAAGACAAGTAGTGCAGAAAAGATTTCCTGAGAAAAGAAAACTTCAATTGGATTTCAAAAGATTCCCATATGCAATTTAGTaaagtagaaaatgaaaatatatagcaCTTGTGTGGCACATCTTTTCTTCCTTGCAATCActtgagaatgaaaaaaaaaatggaagcacACCTGAGTCATGTTTGGTGCAAAAACCATGGCAACGTTATGCGCATTCATCTTATTTACATTTTCATGTTGGACAACATCAGCCATCAGATTGATGGCCCAGTCCAAGAGTGAAGCTTCAGTATGAGGTAGATGTCTCACTAGTTCAGCACATTCCTCCTCAGTCTGGCATTGCATTACTTGCTCCGGAGATAATGAATCCAGAATGCCTGCAGGAAGTTCCCTAAACCAAGCCTTGAAAAATACAAGAATATCAAAATAGTATGGAATATAACATTATGCATTCCCTTTACACCAAGGCAAAAGCACAAAGAATAGATTGTAAGCAGCAGCTACAAATTAAAGCAGTGTTTCATAGCATTTACCTTATATTCCTTCATAAGAAAGATAGTTTGCTATGTACATTTTCATGTTTCTGGAATGGATTCTTATGTTTACTTGCTAGGACAAAACTACACCAATAAAAGTGACATATTCCAACTAAGTAGTACTATAGTTTCATGAAGCAGCAATTTAAACAAAGATGTCGGAAACTTGTTATATTTGTCCTAAAGACATGAATTGACAGGTTGTTAGTGGCTAGCAGTAAATGTTGGAAGGTTAAGACAGAAACAGATGATGATATTGATGCAATTGGTCAGCATATGATTTAGGAAGAACAGAAAGCAGATAGAAAAATGTAGGTTCTCATTGAGCTTGTCTAGAAGCAacggaaaaaagaaaagataaaattgttTTGCAAACAATCTTAAAAAGATTCACATGCATGATGATAT
The nucleotide sequence above comes from Glycine soja cultivar W05 chromosome 11, ASM419377v2, whole genome shotgun sequence. Encoded proteins:
- the LOC114373898 gene encoding N-carbamoylputrescine amidase-like, producing the protein MEKGRTVVVSALQFACTDDVSTNVATAERLVRAAHKQGANIILIQELFEGYYFCQAQREEFIQRAKPHKDHPTILRMQKLAKELGVVIPVSFFEEANNAHYNSTAIIDADGTDLGIYRKSHIPDGPGYEEKFYFNPGDTGFKVFQTKFAKVGVAICWDQWFPEAARAMVLQGAEILFYPTAIGSEPHDGSIDSRDHWKRVMQGHAGANLVPLVASNRIGKEMIETEHGKSEITFYGNSFIAGPTGEIVSIADDKEEAVLIAQFDLDNIKSMRHCWGVFRDRRPDLYKVLLTLDGNNPVQ
- the LOC114373615 gene encoding protein FANTASTIC FOUR 3-like, whose translation is MATCGSLHHIFDTLLPEKPTLLESLSWNQIKPLKPTDQTHSFTEIFGELHFKESPISSSFTPHVSTSSSSSTEITNNTNRHKSSDSFSSLSSESLHLCTEGLGFESSDDVEDFKDEMSESCGVYKEKEGVKKYATSRVSEYPPPISCIGRSGKPWVCFRSYRSEGRFVLEEIRIPTHEFLHACREDGRLKLHFVHPEEEPIEEEEEDDDHVGVETMDEEEEEENMGEENDDV
- the LOC114373614 gene encoding rho GTPase-activating protein 5-like; amino-acid sequence: MTEVLHSSSPPHFVASSSPPTKTRTTTTTTTTSSFSSHNNAFLLRPLLALLLTLLRKSFQLSRRNICSIIMNIGSPTNVRHVAHVTFDRFNGFLGLPVEFEPEVPRRPPSASASVFGVSTESMQLSHDSRGNSVPTILLLMQKHLYVQGGLQVEGIFRINADNGQEEHVRDQLNLGVVPEGIDVHCLAGLIKAWFRELPAGILDSLSPEQVMQCQTEEECAELVRHLPHTEASLLDWAINLMADVVQHENVNKMNAHNVAMVFAPNMTQMADPISALMYAVQVMNFLKTLILRTVRERKDSVVESYPRFYLQPSVDNENHSLLESFQQDTPAENKEAQENFVLEKTALDRSPESLQNNSTRAEPGSLTNSSENLVSNEDLYCEFPPVGNMGKSKTGQSSKSNARKESKKTRGSNL